Proteins encoded within one genomic window of Terriglobales bacterium:
- a CDS encoding ROK family protein, producing the protein MPQHDEMFLGVDIGGTKVAAGLVNTKGEMLFKTRAPMNSTGSEEDALSSVCTAIDSVLAEASAKIRAIGVSTPGTVDLATGTVVNPYNIPCWRNYPLGQAIRERYGLRTEVHNDGNAAGLAEALWGAGASHKMVLYATIGTGIGTAIVYGGRLYLGRTHSAGEGGHMVINFQGPKCNCGKSGCIETFAAGPAIARRAQEAVQATSHEGEALLRLVEGNLGDVRSETVARAWEQGDPLATRILEETVNLLAIWFGNMIDFIEPDVIVVGGGLSGLIARWFERLGEQTARWCNNPHSREIAFAEAKYGPDSGIVGAAAVCFAGKNYIS; encoded by the coding sequence ATGCCGCAGCATGACGAAATGTTCCTTGGCGTTGATATCGGCGGCACGAAAGTGGCTGCGGGGTTGGTCAACACCAAAGGCGAGATGCTCTTTAAGACTCGCGCTCCGATGAACAGCACCGGGAGCGAAGAGGATGCGTTGTCGTCTGTTTGCACCGCAATTGACTCGGTGCTCGCCGAAGCGTCGGCGAAAATCAGGGCTATCGGAGTGAGCACTCCGGGAACGGTTGATCTCGCCACGGGCACGGTCGTGAATCCTTACAACATCCCATGCTGGCGGAATTATCCGCTCGGGCAGGCCATCCGCGAGAGATATGGATTGCGGACCGAAGTCCACAATGACGGGAATGCAGCTGGGCTCGCCGAAGCGCTTTGGGGCGCCGGAGCAAGCCACAAAATGGTGCTGTATGCCACGATCGGCACCGGAATTGGGACCGCTATCGTGTACGGTGGGCGCTTGTACCTGGGCCGCACGCACTCGGCAGGCGAGGGTGGGCACATGGTCATCAACTTCCAGGGACCGAAGTGCAATTGTGGAAAGTCAGGCTGCATTGAAACGTTCGCTGCGGGGCCTGCTATCGCACGGCGAGCCCAGGAAGCTGTTCAGGCGACTTCACATGAGGGAGAGGCACTCCTGCGACTAGTTGAAGGTAATCTGGGGGACGTCAGGAGCGAAACAGTAGCTCGCGCGTGGGAACAGGGGGATCCGCTCGCAACCAGAATCCTGGAAGAAACAGTGAACCTGCTGGCGATTTGGTTTGGCAATATGATTGATTTCATCGAACCCGACGTGATCGTTGTTGGAGGAGGACTGAGCGGATTAATCGCAAGGTGGTTCGAAAGGCTCGGGGAGCAAACGGCACGGTGGTGCAATAATCCGCATTCTCGCGAGATAGCGTTTGCTGAGGCGAAGTACGGACCCGATTCGGGGATAGTGGGTGCCGCAGCTGTGTGCTTCGCGGGTAAGAACTACATCAGCTAA
- a CDS encoding TolC family protein has translation MTSKALPIAGSLLIFLALIAPVALPAQEPVSVPEQLTLSNALQIAMRSNPTLLRDRQNLAIANANVRQAKQRPNPDFDANSESYPLFESNPGSFWNNQELTFRAGQTIETGGKRSKRTQVAQQDLRATGSDIQNVERELRLEVKRRYYAVVLAKSQLSLAQEILKQFDDVIRLNEERFKQGELSGLEMNRIRAERLRFYTDALDSRLQLVNSKTALLELLGSGNLTSQFDVTESLTAKLQPVQLAEMQQLAIQSRPDLAAAQQRLERNRRDLDLQRAEAIPNVTPSFGYKRDFGVNTAVFGITLPLPIFNRNQAGIDRATAQIEQQRYEVSRSLLAVQREVQQGYQLLSTQTERVKVLEQEYVPAARKAHEIAQESYRLGALDLIGLLDAERVYRETLRSYNLALYDYNVAVFQLQASVGKEF, from the coding sequence ATGACCTCAAAAGCCCTGCCCATTGCAGGCAGTTTATTAATATTTTTGGCGCTGATTGCGCCTGTCGCTTTGCCAGCTCAAGAGCCTGTTTCAGTGCCGGAACAGCTCACGCTGTCCAATGCTCTACAGATTGCGATGCGTAGCAATCCCACTTTGCTCCGGGATCGCCAGAATCTTGCCATTGCCAATGCAAACGTAAGGCAAGCGAAACAGCGTCCTAATCCGGACTTCGATGCAAACTCCGAAAGCTATCCGTTGTTCGAGTCGAACCCGGGATCGTTCTGGAATAACCAGGAGCTAACGTTTCGAGCCGGACAGACCATTGAGACTGGTGGAAAAAGATCAAAACGCACACAGGTGGCCCAACAAGATCTACGCGCTACTGGTTCAGATATTCAGAACGTTGAACGAGAACTGAGACTGGAAGTAAAGCGCCGTTATTACGCGGTCGTACTTGCGAAGAGCCAGTTATCTCTCGCCCAGGAGATCTTGAAGCAGTTCGATGACGTCATCAGACTGAATGAAGAACGTTTCAAGCAAGGTGAACTGTCTGGTTTGGAGATGAACCGGATTAGAGCGGAAAGATTGCGGTTTTACACCGATGCTCTAGATTCTCGTCTCCAGTTGGTCAATTCAAAAACTGCACTGCTGGAATTGCTTGGGTCTGGAAATCTCACCAGCCAGTTCGATGTAACGGAATCGCTGACTGCCAAACTGCAACCTGTTCAGTTAGCGGAGATGCAGCAACTGGCAATCCAGAGTCGCCCAGATCTTGCCGCTGCTCAACAGCGGCTCGAACGGAATCGTCGAGATCTCGACCTGCAGCGGGCCGAAGCGATTCCCAATGTGACGCCTTCATTTGGCTACAAGCGGGATTTTGGCGTTAATACCGCCGTTTTCGGGATCACTCTGCCATTGCCGATATTCAACCGAAATCAAGCCGGCATCGACAGAGCCACGGCGCAGATTGAGCAGCAGAGATACGAAGTCAGCCGTTCACTGCTTGCGGTTCAGCGGGAGGTACAGCAGGGATACCAGTTGCTGAGCACACAAACCGAACGAGTCAAAGTTCTAGAGCAGGAGTATGTGCCCGCGGCCAGAAAAGCTCACGAGATCGCACAGGAGTCGTACCGCTTGGGTGCGCTCGATCTGATTGGATTGCTCGATGCTGAACGTGTGTATCGCGAGACACTTCGCTCCTACAACCTCGCACTCTATGACTACAACGTAGCCGTCTTCCAACTCCAGGCTTCGGTAGGAAAGGAATTTTAA
- a CDS encoding TonB-dependent receptor: MSRRLMRRMLTLVFASILATCGTSYLGAQETRATVTGRIQDPDGAGIAAAKVTAKNTNTGVVTTGAATADGTYTIPFLIPGNYVITADAQGFKTSQQTNVVLHVGDKTEINFTLPLGSVQEVLTVSDTPPLLDTSTATRDNLIETQRVEQLPLVGRNPFMLSQLVPGVQFQGNLSFQRPFDNGDNANFTINGGLRQSNSFLIDGAPDDAVSDTAGDRSHANLNVAYIPSVDATQEFKIVNNFYDAQYGRTGGGIINVSTKSGTNTYHGTAYEFLRRYGLDANSISNKAAGLPRYSRDPVTKENLGGHTLDDWGGAIGGPVRIPGVYNGKDKTFFFFSYENYHEVQPTPGLTTVPTLAERQGDFSAAGEPTIYDPWSTRLDANGNCCIRDPFPGNIIPSARFNGTVGQKLLNAYPVPNVGTNLLVNNYSTGTNTSEDHFKNYLIRVDQNFGNRERMYFRYAHGRRNQFDHGAFNFTGPLYDAQDPLARSNDSAVIDSVTTLSNTMILDLRASLARYTERVDRSTVFGYDVTQLGFSPSFAASRFVPVPPRLTLSNTNIPDAGTRNPRSGISTVIGFQPSLQMIFGKHSVHVGADLRNIAYATGGGSFVYGGGQFTFNPNWTQANPTASLSASSGSAVASLLLGVPSAGIIQYTPNLLYRWWYQAYYVQDDIRVTDRLTLNAGLRFDVEGSPSEAQNRMNRGFNTTDPSPLAAVAKSASASVCPACQNLTGGLYFAGTDGQPAGAFNTDYNHVQPRIGAAYQLLQNTVLRGGYGRFYLPEAAFGASQGFSQDTAYIANNITGGTTADQFLPRGNNPAAPPLANPFTTVLQPLGSSAGLSTFTGQSIIFNNPDRKIPHVDQWSFGVQHQLPWQIKVDASYVGSHTSNINTNDNQAGGARNINVLSNSQIAGIRQTVSGAPTGSGGTYQTAAQYLATAVTNPFAGQIPNTNLNGSTVSRQQLLLPYPQFQSIAYGQESVGQTWYNALQLLAEKRYTNGLSVMVSYTFSKTEEALSFLNPQDPAPHKNISGVDRPHRLVISSLMELPFGRGHSMLGNASRPVELLVGGWSINMILTVQSGTPVSLPSNANLIADPTGSVTAGREFNTCVQAAPSFSSATGTYTPATPSCTPAWQIINSANLDLRTSGFFDGRIRNPTSPIADISLIKRFKFSERYNGQFRIETFNFANTWIPGGPNMNVTSSGFGKLPTSQSNLNRQIQLGFKFDF; this comes from the coding sequence ATGTCACGAAGGCTTATGCGGAGGATGCTCACGCTTGTGTTCGCAAGCATTCTGGCTACGTGCGGAACGAGCTATTTAGGCGCGCAGGAAACTCGCGCCACTGTGACCGGTCGCATTCAGGACCCCGATGGAGCGGGTATCGCTGCTGCAAAAGTCACGGCGAAGAATACTAATACCGGCGTGGTCACCACGGGTGCTGCAACTGCGGACGGCACTTACACCATCCCATTTCTAATCCCCGGCAATTACGTGATTACCGCTGATGCCCAGGGATTCAAGACCTCCCAGCAGACCAACGTAGTCCTACACGTTGGCGACAAGACCGAAATCAACTTCACGCTTCCTTTGGGTTCAGTCCAGGAAGTTCTCACGGTCAGCGATACGCCGCCGCTGCTCGACACCAGTACAGCTACACGCGACAACCTGATCGAGACTCAGCGCGTCGAGCAACTGCCCCTGGTGGGGCGCAATCCGTTCATGTTGTCGCAACTTGTCCCGGGCGTTCAATTCCAGGGCAACCTGTCATTCCAGCGTCCGTTTGATAACGGTGACAATGCGAACTTCACTATCAATGGCGGTCTTCGTCAGTCGAACTCGTTCCTGATCGATGGCGCGCCCGATGATGCCGTCTCCGATACGGCAGGCGATCGCTCACACGCGAACCTGAACGTTGCGTACATCCCGTCCGTCGATGCAACCCAGGAATTCAAGATCGTAAACAACTTCTACGATGCTCAATACGGCCGTACCGGCGGCGGCATCATCAACGTATCCACGAAGTCAGGTACCAACACTTATCACGGTACCGCTTACGAGTTCTTGCGCCGCTACGGACTGGATGCGAACAGCATTTCGAACAAAGCGGCGGGCTTGCCTCGCTACTCGAGAGATCCGGTTACAAAAGAAAATCTCGGTGGACACACTCTGGATGATTGGGGCGGCGCAATCGGCGGACCGGTCCGTATTCCTGGTGTGTACAACGGCAAGGACAAGACCTTCTTCTTTTTCTCCTACGAGAACTATCACGAAGTTCAGCCCACGCCGGGCCTGACTACCGTGCCGACTCTGGCGGAACGGCAAGGTGATTTCTCGGCTGCAGGTGAGCCGACGATCTACGATCCGTGGAGCACGCGTTTGGATGCAAACGGCAACTGCTGCATCCGCGACCCGTTCCCTGGGAACATAATTCCGTCCGCACGGTTCAATGGAACTGTTGGCCAGAAGCTACTCAATGCCTATCCGGTACCCAACGTAGGCACGAATCTGTTGGTCAACAATTACAGTACCGGCACCAATACGAGCGAAGACCATTTCAAAAACTATCTGATTCGCGTCGATCAGAACTTCGGCAACAGGGAACGGATGTATTTCCGGTATGCCCATGGCCGCAGAAATCAATTTGATCATGGGGCGTTCAATTTCACTGGCCCGCTGTACGACGCACAGGACCCGCTCGCCAGATCGAATGACAGTGCTGTGATCGATAGTGTCACGACACTTTCGAACACGATGATCCTTGACCTTCGCGCGTCACTTGCCCGGTACACGGAGCGAGTAGACCGTTCGACTGTTTTCGGATATGACGTCACTCAGCTTGGCTTCAGTCCTTCTTTCGCGGCGAGCCGTTTTGTTCCTGTGCCTCCGCGCCTTACCCTCAGCAACACGAATATCCCGGATGCCGGTACGCGTAATCCGCGCAGCGGAATCAGCACCGTTATTGGGTTTCAGCCCAGCCTGCAGATGATCTTTGGCAAGCACTCCGTACACGTGGGTGCCGACCTTCGGAATATCGCGTACGCGACCGGTGGCGGTTCGTTCGTCTACGGAGGAGGCCAGTTCACTTTTAATCCGAACTGGACCCAGGCGAACCCAACGGCAAGTCTCAGTGCCTCTTCCGGATCCGCGGTTGCCAGCCTGCTGCTCGGCGTTCCATCGGCTGGCATCATTCAATACACACCAAACCTGCTCTACCGTTGGTGGTATCAGGCCTATTACGTTCAGGACGACATCAGAGTCACGGATCGGCTGACCTTAAACGCCGGTCTTCGCTTTGACGTCGAAGGTTCGCCTTCAGAAGCACAGAACCGGATGAATCGCGGCTTTAACACGACCGATCCGTCACCGCTCGCCGCAGTGGCGAAGTCGGCAAGCGCTTCGGTATGCCCGGCTTGTCAAAACCTGACAGGTGGACTCTACTTCGCCGGAACCGATGGTCAGCCGGCTGGTGCATTCAATACTGACTACAACCACGTGCAGCCACGCATTGGAGCCGCGTATCAGTTGCTCCAAAACACAGTGTTGCGTGGCGGCTACGGCCGGTTCTATTTGCCTGAGGCTGCATTCGGTGCTTCCCAGGGCTTCTCCCAGGACACCGCTTATATCGCGAACAACATCACCGGCGGAACCACCGCAGATCAGTTCCTCCCGCGTGGGAACAATCCCGCGGCACCGCCACTCGCCAATCCTTTCACCACCGTCCTGCAACCCTTGGGTAGTTCGGCTGGACTTTCGACGTTCACAGGGCAGAGCATTATCTTCAACAATCCCGATCGAAAGATTCCGCACGTCGACCAGTGGTCATTTGGAGTGCAGCATCAGCTTCCGTGGCAGATCAAGGTTGATGCCTCGTATGTTGGTAGCCATACCAGCAATATCAACACCAACGACAATCAGGCGGGTGGTGCAAGGAACATCAACGTACTGAGCAACAGCCAGATCGCAGGCATTCGCCAGACTGTCAGCGGCGCACCCACGGGTTCGGGCGGCACCTACCAAACCGCTGCCCAATACCTTGCAACGGCTGTAACGAACCCCTTTGCCGGTCAGATTCCTAACACGAACCTGAACGGCTCGACCGTCTCGCGGCAACAGCTGCTCCTTCCGTATCCGCAGTTCCAGTCCATCGCTTATGGACAGGAATCGGTCGGCCAAACTTGGTACAACGCGTTGCAGCTGCTGGCGGAGAAACGGTATACAAACGGACTCTCGGTTATGGTGTCCTACACCTTCTCGAAAACTGAGGAAGCATTGTCGTTCCTCAATCCTCAAGATCCGGCTCCACACAAGAACATCAGCGGAGTTGATCGCCCGCATCGCCTCGTGATCTCTTCGTTGATGGAACTGCCCTTCGGTCGTGGTCACAGCATGCTTGGGAACGCGAGCCGTCCGGTGGAACTGCTAGTCGGCGGCTGGTCGATCAACATGATTCTTACGGTGCAGTCGGGCACACCTGTTTCGCTGCCTTCGAATGCAAACCTGATCGCAGATCCAACCGGTTCGGTTACGGCAGGCAGGGAGTTCAACACCTGCGTCCAGGCCGCCCCTTCGTTTAGCAGCGCGACCGGCACCTATACCCCTGCAACGCCGTCTTGTACGCCTGCGTGGCAGATCATTAACAGTGCGAATCTGGACTTGCGGACGAGCGGATTTTTTGATGGCAGGATTCGCAACCCAACTTCGCCGATCGCTGATATCTCGCTCATCAAGAGATTCAAGTTCAGCGAACGGTATAACGGCCAGTTCCGGATCGAAACGTTCAACTTTGCCAACACCTGGATTCCTGGTGGTCCGAATATGAACGTTACCAGCTCCGGCTTTGGCAAGTTGCCGACTTCGCAATCCAACCTCAATCGCCAGATCCAACTGGGCTTCAAGTTCGACTTTTAA
- a CDS encoding haloalkane dehalogenase, translating into MKVVPDVALPQVSVLESSMAYREAGNANAPTVLFLHGNPTSSYIWRDIIPLVAPIAHCIAPDLIGFGQSGKPDIEYRFFDHVRYLDAFLEKLGIESASVVAQDWGTALAFHLAARRPAFVRGLAFMEFIRPMPTWDDFHVSAREAFQKFRTPGVGEKMIIEGNAFVENVLPAATVRKLTAEEMAVYRAPFLTPESRRPTWRFPNDLPIAGEPADVYSTMEEAHRALAASSYPKLFFVGNPGALVSPTFAESFANKLRNCKLVHLGSGIHYLQEDHPKDIGTKIQLWLLETGIAVSNANQGRTLLQSVETGEDDWKSF; encoded by the coding sequence ATGAAAGTAGTTCCTGATGTTGCATTGCCTCAAGTCTCCGTGTTGGAGTCCTCCATGGCCTATCGCGAAGCGGGAAATGCCAATGCGCCCACTGTTCTCTTCCTGCATGGTAATCCAACTTCGTCCTATATTTGGCGAGACATTATTCCGCTGGTAGCACCGATCGCGCATTGCATCGCACCGGATCTCATTGGCTTCGGCCAGTCCGGTAAGCCCGATATCGAATATCGCTTTTTCGATCACGTTCGCTACCTTGACGCCTTCCTCGAGAAGCTTGGCATCGAGTCGGCATCTGTTGTGGCACAAGATTGGGGCACGGCGCTGGCCTTTCACCTGGCTGCGCGCAGGCCGGCATTCGTTCGTGGCCTTGCGTTTATGGAATTCATCCGCCCCATGCCGACTTGGGATGATTTTCACGTGTCTGCACGCGAAGCTTTTCAGAAGTTCAGAACGCCAGGAGTCGGCGAGAAGATGATTATCGAAGGCAACGCATTCGTTGAGAACGTCCTGCCGGCGGCAACTGTACGCAAGCTTACCGCCGAAGAAATGGCCGTTTATCGGGCGCCTTTTCTTACGCCCGAGTCGCGTCGACCTACGTGGCGCTTCCCGAATGATCTGCCGATCGCGGGAGAGCCGGCGGATGTGTACTCCACGATGGAGGAAGCGCACCGCGCCTTGGCAGCGTCGTCCTATCCGAAGCTGTTTTTTGTAGGAAATCCCGGTGCGCTCGTGTCGCCCACTTTCGCCGAAAGCTTTGCTAACAAGCTCAGGAACTGCAAGCTCGTCCACCTCGGTTCAGGGATTCACTACTTGCAGGAAGACCACCCCAAAGACATTGGTACGAAAATCCAGCTATGGTTGTTGGAAACGGGCATTGCTGTTTCCAATGCGAACCAGGGCCGAACATTGCTTCAATCGGTTGAGACAGGAGAAGACGATTGGAAATCATTTTAA
- a CDS encoding TetR family transcriptional regulator C-terminal domain-containing protein gives MSKPSLREDILNAGLKMMFQFGYQGASVRDICAAADAPQGSFTNHFRSKEAFAREVLDRYFTHTKSLAKEALEDKSLTPRQRLKRYLEIISGRLESARWSRGCLIGDFSLEASSQSKLLRKRLEEIFQEWRAPFAACIAEAQSAGEIDSTFDPTDLAEFLLASWEGAILRMKVERGPAALDRFKNIIFETVFKDLK, from the coding sequence ATGAGCAAACCTTCGCTTCGGGAAGACATCCTCAACGCCGGTCTAAAGATGATGTTCCAGTTCGGGTATCAGGGCGCAAGCGTGCGAGATATCTGTGCCGCAGCCGATGCCCCGCAAGGTTCTTTCACCAACCATTTCCGATCCAAGGAAGCCTTTGCTCGCGAGGTACTCGATCGATACTTCACGCATACGAAGAGTTTGGCGAAAGAGGCGTTGGAGGACAAGTCTCTGACCCCCCGGCAGCGTCTCAAGCGCTATCTCGAAATCATCAGTGGGAGACTCGAGAGCGCAAGATGGAGCCGCGGGTGCCTGATTGGCGACTTCAGTCTGGAAGCCAGTTCTCAGAGCAAGCTCTTGCGCAAGCGCCTTGAAGAAATCTTTCAGGAGTGGCGGGCTCCGTTTGCGGCATGCATTGCCGAGGCTCAGTCCGCCGGCGAGATTGATTCCACGTTCGATCCCACGGACCTCGCCGAATTCCTGTTGGCTTCGTGGGAGGGTGCGATCCTTCGCATGAAAGTTGAGCGCGGGCCGGCCGCTCTCGACCGTTTCAAGAACATCATCTTTGAAACCGTTTTCAAGGACCTGAAATGA
- a CDS encoding efflux RND transporter periplasmic adaptor subunit: MNRKAIIAGIVVVVALTAALLLMRSRKSSSGEQEEKHDPNVVEISADAQRNGGIEFATTVERKVQQVVTTTGVISPDEARVSHIVPLSQGVVEDVFVQLGDRVQKGQPLLVYDSIELGESVGEYKNLLGGLDKAEAQQEVAKRSVERANSLIAVEAISPRELELRRAEYQQATAEVESRRAEVARAEEKLHRFGMSDPDIKRLNSSEHAVHRTASHNTVRAPLAGVVTTYDVSKGEVVGRDKELFTVVDTSTVWALADVYEKDIQYVARGGQCDVTLASYPGEVFTGKIAYLSDALDPASRTAKLRCVLTNPAGRLKLEMFATVTVPTKESRTGVSVPASAVQEISGQPVVFVQTEPTKFEKRTIEIGERTPELVEVKSGVKSGDKVVTKGSFYVKSALMRELIGGEE, encoded by the coding sequence GTGAATAGAAAGGCAATCATTGCCGGAATCGTTGTAGTCGTTGCTCTCACCGCCGCGCTATTGCTGATGCGCTCACGAAAGTCGTCATCAGGTGAGCAAGAGGAAAAACACGATCCGAACGTCGTCGAGATCAGCGCCGATGCGCAGAGGAACGGCGGCATCGAGTTTGCAACTACCGTCGAGCGCAAGGTGCAGCAAGTCGTTACGACGACAGGCGTTATCTCTCCCGATGAAGCGCGCGTTTCTCATATCGTTCCGCTCTCACAGGGAGTCGTCGAAGATGTATTCGTGCAGCTTGGAGATCGAGTCCAGAAGGGCCAACCGCTGCTCGTTTACGACAGCATTGAGCTCGGTGAGTCGGTCGGCGAGTACAAGAATTTATTAGGTGGCTTGGACAAAGCAGAGGCACAACAAGAAGTTGCCAAGAGATCCGTCGAACGTGCCAATTCGTTGATTGCCGTGGAAGCGATCTCTCCGAGAGAGCTTGAACTTCGCCGCGCGGAGTATCAACAAGCCACCGCAGAGGTTGAAAGCCGTCGTGCGGAAGTTGCAAGAGCGGAAGAGAAACTGCATCGCTTCGGCATGAGCGATCCGGACATCAAGCGCCTCAATAGCTCCGAACACGCGGTACATCGCACCGCCTCGCACAATACGGTTCGTGCGCCACTGGCGGGCGTGGTTACAACATACGACGTATCGAAGGGCGAGGTTGTCGGTCGCGACAAAGAGCTCTTTACCGTGGTCGATACCAGCACGGTTTGGGCACTTGCGGATGTGTACGAGAAGGACATTCAATACGTTGCCCGTGGTGGCCAATGCGACGTTACTCTCGCGTCCTATCCGGGTGAAGTCTTCACTGGAAAGATTGCCTATCTCAGCGATGCGCTTGATCCGGCATCGCGCACCGCCAAATTACGCTGCGTACTCACGAATCCCGCCGGTCGACTCAAACTCGAGATGTTCGCCACCGTCACGGTTCCCACCAAGGAATCTCGCACTGGCGTCAGCGTGCCCGCGTCAGCAGTGCAGGAGATTAGTGGACAGCCTGTGGTCTTCGTCCAAACGGAGCCGACCAAATTCGAGAAACGAACGATTGAGATTGGCGAGCGGACTCCGGAATTGGTCGAGGTCAAATCCGGAGTGAAATCGGGTGACAAAGTTGTAACGAAGGGCAGCTTCTATGTGAAAAGTGCTCTCATGCGTGAACTCATCGGCGGGGAGGAGTAA
- a CDS encoding antibiotic biosynthesis monooxygenase family protein, which produces MEIILIDKFIVPEESKPAFLEAVRKSASFLRTLPGFLEGFVYEKTDGESRHNVITTAVWEDDEAFHNAKKSAAEGFKKIGFHPQEIMKSLKIEMERSIYRRFSY; this is translated from the coding sequence TTGGAAATCATTTTAATAGACAAGTTCATCGTTCCTGAGGAGTCGAAGCCAGCGTTCTTAGAAGCTGTGCGAAAGAGCGCCAGTTTTCTCAGGACGTTGCCTGGATTCTTGGAAGGCTTCGTCTACGAGAAAACCGATGGCGAGAGCCGCCATAACGTCATAACGACAGCCGTTTGGGAAGACGATGAAGCCTTCCATAATGCGAAGAAAAGCGCCGCTGAGGGGTTCAAGAAGATCGGCTTCCACCCTCAGGAGATCATGAAGAGCCTGAAGATCGAGATGGAAAGGTCCATTTATCGCAGATTCTCTTATTGA